A region of the Oncorhynchus gorbuscha isolate QuinsamMale2020 ecotype Even-year linkage group LG02, OgorEven_v1.0, whole genome shotgun sequence genome:
ATATCCTATATGGGAGTGGATCATATTGAGCCAACATGGAACATAGTATGTCCCTAATAACTTATTAATAACTGTATTTTTCTTCTGCATCTGTTGCATCAGATCGCAAATTGTAATACTTCTAAAAGTCTTCTTTTCATTTGGTCTCtgattgttttgttttttccaGAAAGATCTGATTGTTCTAAATGACATCCAGACTGTATTTCAAGTGGATTCATtggcctcctcccatcctctAAGCTCTAAAGAGGATGATGTTCAAACATCTAGTGACATCACTCAGCTTTTTGATTCCATCACCTACAGCAAGGTCTGGTTGTCACAGAGCCCcatgggggaagagagatgatATCAAAGATGTTTATTTTTAACATTGTACAGGAATCTTCTACATAGTGATAGAATGAGTTAATGTAATGCATGAATATTAACATATCTTCACTCTTCAGGGGGCAGCTGTGCTGAGAATGCTGGCAGATTATCTGGACGAGAGGGTCTTTCTGAATGGCCTGAGAGTACGCACACATACGACTTTGTCCGTTAATGTGTAGGATGGCTTATTGTCAGTGTGTGGAACATCTATGTTGTATATTTGCAATTTTCCACATGGATGTATCAAAACTAATGGGAACTttttgtgtaagtgtgtgtaaaTAATATTGTTTCAAAATGTTTCAGAAATATCTTCAGGCTTTCCAGTACAGTAATACTGTACACAAAGACCTGTGGGAATATTTACAAGAGGTAAAAGCTTAGTTTTGCGAAGGCATATCAACACAAAAATAGTATATGTTATTATGTTCTTTCAAGCATGTAAAACGTATACAATGCTTTAGGGGCATGAATACACTGAATAAAATGCTAATGACAAAAACGTTGTAGGCGGTGGACGAGGACAGCAGCCACATTAAAGTTGCTGAAGTCATGGACACTTGGACAAAGCAAATGGGTTACCCAGTCATCACCATCAACACCAGCAATGGGGCAGTTTCTCAACAACATTTCCTCCAAAATCAAACATCTGACTACGAGTAAGTCCTGCACTTTGTTTAACATCACAGAGTGAGAAAACAAATATAACAGCTTTCCTGAACCACTGATTGTCCCCTCCATGTAGAATTAGATGCCCATATGGCTGACTTTGGATTGTTGCTATAGTAATGGATTGTTGTTGTAGTACTCTGACAGACATTTCCACTCAACAGTTTTAGAGTAACACTTTAATTGACATATAAACCATAACAGCATCATACTATTATCATGAATATGACATAATGAATGTCATAGGATGTCATTTTTCATACATCCGAAACAGTGATGACATATGTTGACATAACCGCTTAGGTTGCTTACTCACCTAAACATTGTTGCTAAAATTGTTAGTTGTAACATATGTCATAACCATTTCCAATACATACAAAATGGCACTGCCTTGACATTCAGTTATGACATGTTTATGACAATAACAGTTATCATTTCAAATGAAGTGTTGCTATAGTATATTATTCCAGTTTTAATTGGATTACATTGTAATGAATTAGGCCAACAATTAAGTATTTTATTAGCATATGTGAATATAGCTGTAGATCATAATATTATGcccatatatatttttacaacttGTTCTCATTCATTAGTTTTGAATGGCATGTTCCAATCAGAGTGATGAAGGAAGGTGAACCAATAAAAATAGCTACACTGGATAAAAAAGGTCAAGGTAAGGAGTATTTAATTGAATATACATGTACAATTGTTAATATTTGTCTTAGTATCACCTTGAGTAACCTCGTCCCCAAGCTAATTGAGAGAGATGATCTGATGAGCTATATTATGTACAGATTCTCCATTATAGACTGAACATggcaaatatactgtataatgaatGACAATAGCAAACCCAACTAATTAAATGGTGTTAGTCATTAGTTCTGTCAATAAAAACCTAATTAAGGCACATTGTAACTCTCATGTTCTGAATTTGCTAAACAGTGCTGATGCCAGATTTCCTGTCTGAAGATGGCAAGTGGGTGCTTGCCAACATAAACTGTATGGGATATTTCAGAGTCAACTATGATCCAGTGAATTGGGATAGACTGCTCTCTCAGCTGGAAACTAATATTCACGTAAGTCTTCCTCATTTGTGTGGAACTGTGTTGTCCATACAGTCCAAGTCAGACACAAAACAGAGCACATTATATATGGCAAGTGCCTAGAAAACTGTGCCTGTGCTTTATCAAAGCAGCCTGTTGATCCAAAATAAACAATGTAGCATATTCGAAGAAGACTAGGTAATGTTTTGTTATGGTAAGAAATATTTGGAGAGAATGTGCTGGTCAAGGTTTTTGTGAGTAcattcttcaaatcaaatgtacttGTCATTTTAAGTTTACAGCAGGTTTAAAAGGTGCAGGAAAATGTCTTGTGTGCTAGCTCCCTCAAAATGGCAGTACAGCCGCCTCAGTTGGGGTATCAATTTACTGTTGAATAGTAGATTGTGCAACAGCAATTTTTCTCTAGCTATGTCAGTCGCTGACAATCACTGAATTAGCCATGTCGGGTAACACTTTTTtaattggtaaattagtctaacCAGCTATCTGAACTAGAAGTAATCATGGCTGAATATTGACCGGTCACGCAGGGCatgtgcccaggggccctgacctccagggggcctccattgattttgttagtcactctcacttagacatcattaacatggcataatcatggcaaaatgtgtagaattgcaggaaatctgCTTCAAAGCTGAAGGGGGGGGGGACCAAAtctcgcttagggcccccaaaaggctagaacCGGCCCTGTATACACAATGGGTTCTGCAGTATAGATAATGATTGCTATGTTAAGTATGACTGTATTTCATAGGCGAAATTGCGAcgggaatgggggggggggggaatctcCCCACAATATACAGAACAGGTCCATTCTCCCCCCCCAATCAGTTTTTGTAGCATTTGAATACGTCATAAGCAATGGCAgcccagtgtttccagatttctataaatataattaattacaatatgagtgattGTTTTCCTTCCAAGAAATCATTATTGACCATGTTAAAATGCAgattttctgtgttggaatggtgtgggcgtaccccaacaacagaatggtgcaaTACCAGTCCTAAAAAATATTAATGCAAGTAGACCACTGATtagccagctcatcctcctcaggaGGGTGACATCATCCTCTGAGGCAATGGCAAGCATGTTTTTTTAGTTTTCACTGGACAATTACTTAACCCCATGGCTTTAAAATTGCAACATTTTATCTCAGCCTCATCACAAAATGTGTAGAGTAGCATTATAAAACTGCCGATTGTTCtatctgccccatggcaaaatgtgttgaaaTTCTGGACGCTTTCAAGAAAGAAATCAGTAAACAGTAATTTGAGGTTGTGGGGCCTTCCACTTATATTGTTTTCAAAATAACCCTTCGTATACCCCTCAAAATACCCCTTGAGAGGCACAGTAAGTCATGTCAaactgtgtagaattgcaggaaatgcattttaaaatgtcaacaacaacaacattctggGGGAGGACTACCCCCGGAACCCCCTGTTTATTGTTCACCCCCCACGCCCCCCTCTCCCAATATCTACACTGCAATTATATTTACAGATATAAAGTGGGTTGTGTCTTGCTCACGCAGTTGAATAAATAGTATATAATAGAACAGCGGCATTGACTGTGTGTTGCTAGTGTTTGTCTgttcatggatggatggatggatggtgtgtgtgtgtgtgtgtgtgtgtgtgtgtgtgtgtgtgtgtgtgtgtgtgtgtgtgtgtgtgtgtgtgtgtgtgtgtgtgtggagagtcgGTGCAAATGGTCACTAAGGCTCAGGTCTGTGCAGGAGACAGCTAGggttagctgttcagcagtctgatggcctggagttAGAAGCTGTCTCAAAGCCTGTTGGTCCGAGACCCAATGCTCCGATATTGCTTGCCAGATGGTAACAGAGTGAGCAGTCCCTGGCTCGGGTGACTGGAGTCCTTGACGATTTCGTGGGCCTTCTTCAAACACAACCTTGTGTAGATGTCCTAGAGGGCAGGGAGTTTGCCCTCAGTGATGTATTGGCCTGTCCGCACCACACTCTGTAGAGTCTTGTGGTTGAGGgctgtgcagttgccataccaggcggtgatgcagttGGTCAAGATTCTCttgatggtgcagttgtagaacttATTGacgatctgagggcccatgctgGATTTCTTCAGtcgcctgaggttgaagaggcactgttgggACATTTCACCTCTGTGTTGGACCATGTCAGGTCCTCTGTGATGTGCACACCAATGAAATTGAAGCTTTTGACCTTCTACACTGCAGTCCTGTCAATGTCAATAGGGATGTggtccctctcccctttcctgtaatccacaatcagctccttcgatttgctgatgttgagggaaaGTCTGTTTTCCTGGCATCACTTTGACAGGGCTCgaaccttctccctgtaggctgtctcgtcgcagCCGGCGATCAGGCCCACCACTGTCGTGtcttctgcaaacttaatgatggtgttggagtcatgcgcggccacgcagtcatgggtgtacagggagtacaggagagggctgagcaacCCCCGGGGGACTCTTGTGTTAAGAGTCAgtgtggcggaggtgttgttgcctaccctcaacacctgggggcggcctgtcaggaagtccagcattcagttgcagagggaggtgttcataCCTAGCGCCTTGAGCTAAGTGACAAGTTTGGAGGGGAATATgttgttgaaagctgagctgtagtcaatgaacagcattctcacataggtaatCCTCTTGTCctggtgggatagggcagtgtgcagagcAATGGCGATTGCGTCATCCCTGGATCTGTTGGGTCGGTATGCAAGGTGttatgggtctagggtgtcaggtaaggtcaAGCTGACGTGGTCCctgaccagcctctcaaagcacttcatgaagacagaagtgagtgctacatggCAATAGTCATTTACCTCTGTTTGCTTGGGTAGGAGGGACAGTGGTGAGTACAATAAAGAATGCTAGACACCTGGCATGCATCAGATAATTCGAACCCCTCACCACAGATCACAGACCATGGAGCATGACACTTAAAAAGTCAAATAAGACAATATGCTAGCTCACTTGTGCAGTTTGCTTTAAAGACGTTCTCCAGCTTTGAATTTGTCTGGTTGAAAAACAATATAACAAGTATAAATGCAGTAATATACAGTACACGCACAACAAAATATATGTTTTGAGTAaagtaatattttttttaacacaTCTGTAAACTTCAAGGAGTAGGACATGATGGTCTGATGTGACGTCATCGGCCTCCCTCTTCCTTACGGGAACAATGGAGGAGTACTAGAGGGGGGGAAAGGAAAGGCCCCTCTTCCTTACGGGAATAATAGAGGAGTACTAGAGGGGGAAAAGGAAAGGCCCCTCTTCCTTACGGGAACAATAGAGGAGTATTAGAGGGGGGGAAAGGAAAGGCCCCTCTTCCTTACGGGAACTATAGAGGAGTACTAGAGGGGGAAAAGGAAAGGCCCCTCTTCCTTACGGGAACAATAGAGGAGTACTAGAGGGGGAAAAAGGCCCCTCTTTTGCCATGTCGtacctggaccacctattgagatgtgccttttgttaagtaaatcaggtgTTCAATGAGGTGAAAAAGAGACTGGAGTAGGACTTTAATAATTAGAACTCATTTGATTTATTCTCAGGAAATTCCAATCATCAACCGGGGACAGCTTATTGATGATGCATTCAACTTGGCAAGGTAATCTCATCTGAGACTGATACATTCATGGACTTCCTTCAAAATGTATACTCTGATAAAAATATGTTACACATCACAATGATTGAATTTTCATGGCTTGAGACCTTACGGAAATCATACTTTCTTGGTGTCATTAATATCCTCTTTGGATGGCTACAGTCTtcttatattatttattttatttatttatcaaggGCCAAACATATCAATGTGACACTGGCTTTGAGAACTACCAAGTACCTCTGGAATGACACAGAGTACATACCATGGGAATCAGCACTGAGAAACCTGGACTATTTCATTCTCATGTTTGATCGCTCCGAGGTCTATGGTCCAATGCAGGTCAGTCATCAAATCAAGATACTGTACATAAAAGTGCCCTTTTATCATAGCAAACTCTATTCCTACAAATGTAAATGACATATGAGTGTAATACAGTATTTTTTCCTATGTTATTTCCAGGCATACTTAAGAAAGCAAGTTGGTGGCCTTTATCAACATTTTGAAAATTTCACCATGTTTTCTACGGTCCCAGAGAAGCATTCTGCACAGTGAGAAACATATTTTCATTGGATATTGCAACCCTCTGAACACATCCTCACTTTAAGCGTATTATTAACATGTCATTATTCGTTCCCAGGTACAACCAGATTAATGCCATTTCAGTCGCATGCAGCAATGACATTCCAGAGTGCCAAGAAATGGCAAAAATGCTCTTTGACAACTGGATGACAAACAAAACCAGCAATCGGTATGGAATTAGGTTTCATCAAGCCAACACGGCCAGATGCATGCTAGTTCCTGCTGTACTTATTACTGCATTTCACAGTTGAATGGGGTGGTCATATCATTCATAAAACATAACACACAAACTGAAGTATGCATGAGATTAATTCAATAACCTAATACCAAAATGTTATATGCAATTTTGGATATATTGAGTGTATTGATCCTTTTAACTGTAATTACCagattctgtttctctctttgatTGTCCTCACTGCCACAGTATACATCCTAACCTGAAGGCCACCATCTACTGCCAAGCTATAGCtgctgggggagagaaggaatgggaattTGCTTGGGGCAAGTTTGAGAATGCCACCACAGCCACAGAGAAAGACAAACTAAGATATGCCCTCTCATGCACAAGGAAGATCTGGCTCCTGAACAGGTTAGATCGATTTCCGTCCGTACCACCCTTTTCGGGATATAACATTTAGTTGCTGTGCAAAGACCATTTATTTGGCATTTCCTTCTCATCTTGCAGATACCTTGAGTACACTTTGAACCCTGACAAGATAAGAAAAATGGATGCCGTTTCTACCATCAGCTACATAGCCAGGAATGTGGCAGGACAAGCAATAGCCTGGAATTTTGTACGCGCAAACTGGAACTACATCAGCTTGGAGTATGTTTTTCTGTTGTTAAGTACTGTATATAGCAAGACCTAATGTTAAGACAAACAAGCCAGAGGACCAAGTTCCTTTCCAACTGAAATAATGGAACCACAACTTATTAGCAATTATTTTGTATGGTGTTTCATAAAGTATAAAAATCACCTAAATAAACCTCAAGCAATATACCAATAAGAAAGGTGTAGACCTGTCAAACAAGTCAGGTCTCCTTAGCCAATCAGAGGAAATCACCTCTAATTTATTTGCTTGGAGTTGCCAGTAAGTGGGCAGGACCCcatttcctgtttctgtagctTGAGGCAGCTTAATGTACACCCCCAggacaggatgctagtctatCGCAGAGTGCCAAGCAGAGACGCATCAGGTCCCATTTTTACAGTATGACTCTGGCAGGGATTGAACTCAACCTTCCAATCTCACGGCggacactaaccacaaggccactgagttgcCAGGCAGTCATCTAAATTGACTTCTATCAAACTACTTGCTGAGCAAACATGCTCatttcacccctctcctccactctcctcctcagGTACGAAGAAGGGATCATGTCACTTGGCAACCTGATTGATGGAGTGACGCAGAGATTTTCCACTGACTTTGAGCTTGAAGAGGTGAGCGTCTCCCTATTGGTAACAGGCAAGGCCCACAACGCTATCTGAGTCACAAACCTCTCCTCTGCCTTGAATGCAGTGATTGATTTTTAATGTCTGGGGATGAGAGACTAGGTTCAGCTGGTGGGAGTTGAGTTTTGAGTAATTACTGGTTTCCGCCCTAATTCAAACTTTTCCCTGATTGTTATTGTGCAGCTGTGGCAGTTCCTGACCGACCATGATGTAGAAGAACTGCATTTGGCAATCAGGGCCCTAGAGCAAGCCACTGAGAGAACTGAGGCCAACATTAAATGGGTGAAGGAAAACAAGCAGACTGTtttggagtggtttaaaaatgaGTCAAGGCGAGAGCAGCTGAACTGAGCTGATAGGATGAGAAACAGATGGACCAGAGTGCCATGATTTTGAACACACCCTGTATTTGACTTGAGTCTTGGGGTGTATTAATTAGTCAGATTTTCAACGGAAACATTTGACTGTTTACTCTAAGAAGCAAATGGAAGCAAACgtggagggacctacctgaatctGTCCTTTAGAAACAGCAATGGTTTCCGTTGCataatgttttgcaacagaatccaATGAATAAATACCTCCTTGATTTCATTCCAGTTAGATCTGAAAACAGGTTTTATACAATCAACATGCAATATAATCCTAAACTAAATGTATATTTCAATGTTTTTGTCACTTGTAATTTAATAAGAGGAGAAATTCTAATCAATTTTATTTAAACAAGTAACATTCCACCATTTCTTGTTTGAGACAATATTGTTTACACTGACAGTCACACCCAAAGAAAGCGCTTTCTCAGGTTGACAACTACAATTATTTTGTTAAACGAATATCAAACTACACAAAACTATAGCAATAAAATGTCTAACTGTATGTATTTGTAAAAATATGTATTGTGTCAAagcatattttttatttacattagtcatttagcagacactcttatccagagcaacttacagtagtagtgagtgcatacattttattta
Encoded here:
- the LOC124000749 gene encoding aminopeptidase N-like gives rise to the protein MATGVYISKFLAIAIMVLTVSSIGGIITMIIVYENERIKTQPTAPPTPNSTTPYPTGPQPNMRLPGNLIPESYDIVLQPHLYIVMNNTTNQSLVFTGNSTVFFRCVENTKTIVLHSKEQNVTAVKVTDLDKGKIIKVDNTILYSNESNFLEIGLDSVLVKDGNYSLFTAFEGELLDDLAGFYMSSYKKGQSTEDDTERWFGNETIIVELDERFIATSQMQPTDARKVFPCFDEPAMKATFRVSLIHRPGTTALANGKIIGTTLEDINGETWEVTRFQTTKKMSTYLLAFTVSDFDSIGSTHERVDIKTYARPEAIKAGQAKYAASITGNILAFYESPGVFKMNYPLSKLDQIALPDFSAGAMENWGLVTYRETALLYEEGVSSTSNKEWIATVIAHELAHQWFGNLVTMKWWNDLWLNEGFATYISYMGVDHIEPTWNIKDLIVLNDIQTVFQVDSLASSHPLSSKEDDVQTSSDITQLFDSITYSKGAAVLRMLADYLDERVFLNGLRKYLQAFQYSNTVHKDLWEYLQEAVDEDSSHIKVAEVMDTWTKQMGYPVITINTSNGAVSQQHFLQNQTSDYDFEWHVPIRVMKEGEPIKIATLDKKGQVLMPDFLSEDGKWVLANINCMGYFRVNYDPVNWDRLLSQLETNIHEIPIINRGQLIDDAFNLARAKHINVTLALRTTKYLWNDTEYIPWESALRNLDYFILMFDRSEVYGPMQAYLRKQVGGLYQHFENFTMFSTVPEKHSAQYNQINAISVACSNDIPECQEMAKMLFDNWMTNKTSNRIHPNLKATIYCQAIAAGGEKEWEFAWGKFENATTATEKDKLRYALSCTRKIWLLNRYLEYTLNPDKIRKMDAVSTISYIARNVAGQAIAWNFVRANWNYISLEYEEGIMSLGNLIDGVTQRFSTDFELEELWQFLTDHDVEELHLAIRALEQATERTEANIKWVKENKQTVLEWFKNESRREQLN